The following proteins come from a genomic window of Puntigrus tetrazona isolate hp1 chromosome 15, ASM1883169v1, whole genome shotgun sequence:
- the nek8 gene encoding serine/threonine-protein kinase Nek8 isoform X5, which translates to MEKYEKIKVVGRGAFGIVHLCRRRTDGALVILKEIPVEQMSRDERLAAQNECQVLKLLSHPNIIEYYENFLEDKALMIAMEYAPGGTLADYIQKRCNSLLDEDTILHFFVQILLALYHVHNKLILHRDLKTQNILLDKHQMIVKIGDFGISKILVSKSKAYTVVGTPCYISPELCEGKPYNQKSDIWALGCVLYELASLKRAFEAANLPALVLKIMSGTFAPISDRYSPELRQLILNMLNLDPSKRPQLNEIMAHPICIRPLLNLYTDIGNVKMRRIEKPLSTVQTGPHGRPGGRVTGTRTRGGLSSLTSSKMMHPLPLSSVYTWGSGISAPLRLPMLNTEVIQVSLGRTQKMGVTKSGRLITWEAPSVGSGEPALPGAVEQMQPQFISRFLEGQSGVTIKSVSCGDLFTTCLTDRGIIMTFGSGSNGCLGHGNFNDVTQPKIVEALLGYELLQVSCGASHVLAVTNEREVFSWGRGDNGRLGLAAQDSHNCPQQVSLPNDFEAQRVLCGIDCSMIISTQHQILACGNNRFNKLGLDKVPDAEEPSSHSQVEEVHTFQPVQSAPLSAEKIVYIDIGTAHSVAVTEKGQCFTFGSNQHGQLGCSSRRSSRVPYQVSGLQGITMAACGDAFTLAIGAEGEVYTWGKGARGRLGRKEEDSGKPKAVQLDESHPYTVTSVACCHGNTLLAVKPFFEEPVPK; encoded by the exons ATGGAGAAGTACGAGAAGATAAAAGTGGTCGGGAGAGGAGCGTTCGG GATAGTGCACCTTTGCCGCAGACGCACCGACGGCGCGCTGGTGATCTTGAAGGAGATCCCGGTTGAGCAGATGAGCCGTGATGAACGTCTTGCAGCCCAGAATGAATGCCAAGTCCTCAAGTTACTCAGCCACCCAAACATAATAGAGTACTACGAAAACTTCCTCGAGGACAAGGCACTAATGATCGCCATGGAATACGCTCCAG GTGGAACCCTGGCCGATTACATTCAGAAGCGCTGCAACTCCCTGTTAGATGAAGACACTATATTACACTTCTTCGTTCAGATCTTATTGGCCCTTTATCATGTGCACAATAAACTCATCCTGCATCGGGACCTCAAAACCCAGAACATACTCCTAGACAAGCACCAGATGATAGTAAAAATAGGAGACTTCGGAATCTCAAAAATTCTTGTCAGCAAGAGCAAAGCTTATACT GTTGTGGGGACACCATGTTACATCTCTCCAGAACTGTGTGAAGGGAAGCCATACAACCAGAAGAGCGACATTTGGGCCCTAGGCTGTGTGCTTTATGAGCTTGCTAGTCTCAAGAGAGCATTTGAAGCGGCG AACCTGCCAGCGTTGGTGCTGAAGATCATGAGTGGCACATTTGCCCCCATTTCAGATCGATACAGCCCAGAACTGAGACAGCTCATTCTCAACATGCTCAATCTGGATCCATCCAAAAGGCCCCAACTAAATGAGATAATGGCTCATCCCATCTGTATCAGGCCATTGCTTAATCTCTACACTGACATAGGCAATGTCAAAATGCGAAG aatTGAAAAGCCACTTTCTACTGTACAGACAGGCCCCCATGGAAGACCTGGTGGACGCGTAACCGGTACCAGAACCAGGG GAGGGCTGTCCAGTCTCACTTCATCAAAGATGATGCACCCATTGCCGTTATCGTCCGTGTACACCTGGGGCAGTGGCATCTCCGCTCCTCTGCGTCTGCCCATGCTAAACACAGAGGTTATTCAAGTGTCCCTGGGCCGCACACAGAAGATGGGCGTCACCAAATCTGGGAGGCTCATCACGTGGGAG GCCCCCTCGGTTGGATCCGGTGAGCCCGCTCTGCCCGGCGCCGTAGAGCAGATGCAGCCCCAGTTCATCTCGCGCTTCCTGGAGGGACAGTCTGGTGTCACCATCAAATCGGTCTCGTGTGGCGATCTCTTCACCACCTGTCTAACAG ACAGAGGTATAATCATGACGTTTGGAAGTGGAAGCAATGGTTGTCTTGGACATGGGAACTTCAACGATGTGACACAG CCCAAGATAGTGGAGGCTCTGCTGGGTTATGAGCTGCTTCAAGTGTCTTGTGGAGCATCCCACGTCCTGGCCGTGACCAATGAGCGAGAGGTTTTCTCCTGGGGCCGAGGAGACAACG GCCGGCTGGGATTGGCTGCTCAAGACTCCCACAACTGCCCTCAGCAGGTGAGTTTGCCGAATGATTTCGAAGCCCAGCGTGTGTTGTGTGGGATCGACTGCTCCATGATCATCAGCACACAGCACCAGATTCTGGCCTGTGGGAATAACAG GTTTAACAAGCTGGGCTTGGATAAGGTCCCTGACGCAGAGGAGCCCTCGTCTCACAGTCAGGTGGAGGAGGTCCACACGTTCCAGCCCGTCCAGTCGGCTCCTCTCAGTGCCGAGAAGATTGTGTATATAGACATCGGCACAGCACACTCTGTTGCAGTCACAG AGAAAGGTCAGTGTTTCACCTTCGGCAGTAACCAGCACGGGCAGCTTGGCTGCAGTTCCCGCCGAAGCAGTCGAGTGCCCTATCAAGTGTCAGGACTGCAGGGGATCACCATGGCTGCGTGTGGCGATGCCTTCACTCTGGCTATTGGAGCAG AGGGGGAAGTGTACACCTGGGGTAAAGGAGCACGTGGTCGGCTCGGACGGAAAGAGGAGGATTCTGGGAAACCCAAGGCAGTGCAGCTCGATGAGAGCCACCCTTACACTGTCACGTCGGTGGcttgttgccatggaaacacgCTGTTGGCTGTCAAAC CTTTTTTTGAAGAGCCTGTTCCGAAGTGA
- the nek8 gene encoding serine/threonine-protein kinase Nek8 isoform X6 — MEKYEKIKVVGRGAFGIVHLCRRRTDGALVILKEIPVEQMSRDERLAAQNECQVLKLLSHPNIIEYYENFLEDKALMIAMEYAPGGTLADYIQKRCNSLLDEDTILHFFVQILLALYHVHNKLILHRDLKTQNILLDKHQMIVKIGDFGISKILVSKSKAYTVVGTPCYISPELCEGKPYNQKSDIWALGCVLYELASLKRAFEAANLPALVLKIMSGTFAPISDRYSPELRQLILNMLNLDPSKRPQLNEIMAHPICIRPLLNLYTDIGNVKMRRIEKPLSTVQTGPHGRPGGRVTGTRTRGGLSSLTSSKMMHPLPLSSVYTWGSGISAPLRLPMLNTEVIQVSLGRTQKMGVTKSGRLITWEAPSVGSGEPALPGAVEQMQPQFISRFLEGQSGVTIKSVSCGDLFTTCLTDRGIIMTFGSGSNGCLGHGNFNDVTQPKIVEALLGYELLQVSCGASHVLAVTNEREVFSWGRGDNGRLGLAAQDSHNCPQQVSLPNDFEAQRVLCGIDCSMIISTQHQILACGNNRFNKLGLDKVPDAEEPSSHSQVEEVHTFQPVQSAPLSAEKIVYIDIGTAHSVAVTEKGQCFTFGSNQHGQLGCSSRRSSRVPYQVSGLQGITMAACGDAFTLAIGAGPDTQRKRGTKMLFSPMMFRIVSKCSAP; from the exons ATGGAGAAGTACGAGAAGATAAAAGTGGTCGGGAGAGGAGCGTTCGG GATAGTGCACCTTTGCCGCAGACGCACCGACGGCGCGCTGGTGATCTTGAAGGAGATCCCGGTTGAGCAGATGAGCCGTGATGAACGTCTTGCAGCCCAGAATGAATGCCAAGTCCTCAAGTTACTCAGCCACCCAAACATAATAGAGTACTACGAAAACTTCCTCGAGGACAAGGCACTAATGATCGCCATGGAATACGCTCCAG GTGGAACCCTGGCCGATTACATTCAGAAGCGCTGCAACTCCCTGTTAGATGAAGACACTATATTACACTTCTTCGTTCAGATCTTATTGGCCCTTTATCATGTGCACAATAAACTCATCCTGCATCGGGACCTCAAAACCCAGAACATACTCCTAGACAAGCACCAGATGATAGTAAAAATAGGAGACTTCGGAATCTCAAAAATTCTTGTCAGCAAGAGCAAAGCTTATACT GTTGTGGGGACACCATGTTACATCTCTCCAGAACTGTGTGAAGGGAAGCCATACAACCAGAAGAGCGACATTTGGGCCCTAGGCTGTGTGCTTTATGAGCTTGCTAGTCTCAAGAGAGCATTTGAAGCGGCG AACCTGCCAGCGTTGGTGCTGAAGATCATGAGTGGCACATTTGCCCCCATTTCAGATCGATACAGCCCAGAACTGAGACAGCTCATTCTCAACATGCTCAATCTGGATCCATCCAAAAGGCCCCAACTAAATGAGATAATGGCTCATCCCATCTGTATCAGGCCATTGCTTAATCTCTACACTGACATAGGCAATGTCAAAATGCGAAG aatTGAAAAGCCACTTTCTACTGTACAGACAGGCCCCCATGGAAGACCTGGTGGACGCGTAACCGGTACCAGAACCAGGG GAGGGCTGTCCAGTCTCACTTCATCAAAGATGATGCACCCATTGCCGTTATCGTCCGTGTACACCTGGGGCAGTGGCATCTCCGCTCCTCTGCGTCTGCCCATGCTAAACACAGAGGTTATTCAAGTGTCCCTGGGCCGCACACAGAAGATGGGCGTCACCAAATCTGGGAGGCTCATCACGTGGGAG GCCCCCTCGGTTGGATCCGGTGAGCCCGCTCTGCCCGGCGCCGTAGAGCAGATGCAGCCCCAGTTCATCTCGCGCTTCCTGGAGGGACAGTCTGGTGTCACCATCAAATCGGTCTCGTGTGGCGATCTCTTCACCACCTGTCTAACAG ACAGAGGTATAATCATGACGTTTGGAAGTGGAAGCAATGGTTGTCTTGGACATGGGAACTTCAACGATGTGACACAG CCCAAGATAGTGGAGGCTCTGCTGGGTTATGAGCTGCTTCAAGTGTCTTGTGGAGCATCCCACGTCCTGGCCGTGACCAATGAGCGAGAGGTTTTCTCCTGGGGCCGAGGAGACAACG GCCGGCTGGGATTGGCTGCTCAAGACTCCCACAACTGCCCTCAGCAGGTGAGTTTGCCGAATGATTTCGAAGCCCAGCGTGTGTTGTGTGGGATCGACTGCTCCATGATCATCAGCACACAGCACCAGATTCTGGCCTGTGGGAATAACAG GTTTAACAAGCTGGGCTTGGATAAGGTCCCTGACGCAGAGGAGCCCTCGTCTCACAGTCAGGTGGAGGAGGTCCACACGTTCCAGCCCGTCCAGTCGGCTCCTCTCAGTGCCGAGAAGATTGTGTATATAGACATCGGCACAGCACACTCTGTTGCAGTCACAG AGAAAGGTCAGTGTTTCACCTTCGGCAGTAACCAGCACGGGCAGCTTGGCTGCAGTTCCCGCCGAAGCAGTCGAGTGCCCTATCAAGTGTCAGGACTGCAGGGGATCACCATGGCTGCGTGTGGCGATGCCTTCACTCTGGCTATTGGAGCAG GACCTGACACGCAAAGAAAAAGAGGCACAAAGATGTTATTCAGCCCGATGATGTTCAGAATTGTGAGTAAATGTTCTGCTCCTTGA
- the nek8 gene encoding serine/threonine-protein kinase Nek8 isoform X4, protein MEKYEKIKVVGRGAFGIVHLCRRRTDGALVILKEIPVEQMSRDERLAAQNECQVLKLLSHPNIIEYYENFLEDKALMIAMEYAPGGTLADYIQKRCNSLLDEDTILHFFVQILLALYHVHNKLILHRDLKTQNILLDKHQMIVKIGDFGISKILVSKSKAYTVVGTPCYISPELCEGKPYNQKSDIWALGCVLYELASLKRAFEAANLPALVLKIMSGTFAPISDRYSPELRQLILNMLNLDPSKRPQLNEIMAHPICIRPLLNLYTDIGNVKMRRIEKPLSTVQTGPHGRPGGRVTGTRTRGGLSSLTSSKMMHPLPLSSVYTWGSGISAPLRLPMLNTEVIQVSLGRTQKMGVTKSGRLITWEAPSVGSGEPALPGAVEQMQPQFISRFLEGQSGVTIKSVSCGDLFTTCLTDRGIIMTFGSGSNGCLGHGNFNDVTQPKIVEALLGYELLQVSCGASHVLAVTNEREVFSWGRGDNGRLGLAAQDSHNCPQQVSLPNDFEAQRVLCGIDCSMIISTQHQILACGNNRFNKLGLDKVPDAEEPSSHSQVEEVHTFQPVQSAPLSAEKIVYIDIGTAHSVAVTEKGQCFTFGSNQHGQLGCSSRRSSRVPYQVSGLQGITMAACGDAFTLAIGAGPDTQRKRGTKMLFSPMMFRILFLKSLFRSDIPGPVTARGQQKSRSASHRPSQCMLLHLQRKTFWTRRICILTYENRIVQILYFAVLHLSVTKMRLNYFYY, encoded by the exons ATGGAGAAGTACGAGAAGATAAAAGTGGTCGGGAGAGGAGCGTTCGG GATAGTGCACCTTTGCCGCAGACGCACCGACGGCGCGCTGGTGATCTTGAAGGAGATCCCGGTTGAGCAGATGAGCCGTGATGAACGTCTTGCAGCCCAGAATGAATGCCAAGTCCTCAAGTTACTCAGCCACCCAAACATAATAGAGTACTACGAAAACTTCCTCGAGGACAAGGCACTAATGATCGCCATGGAATACGCTCCAG GTGGAACCCTGGCCGATTACATTCAGAAGCGCTGCAACTCCCTGTTAGATGAAGACACTATATTACACTTCTTCGTTCAGATCTTATTGGCCCTTTATCATGTGCACAATAAACTCATCCTGCATCGGGACCTCAAAACCCAGAACATACTCCTAGACAAGCACCAGATGATAGTAAAAATAGGAGACTTCGGAATCTCAAAAATTCTTGTCAGCAAGAGCAAAGCTTATACT GTTGTGGGGACACCATGTTACATCTCTCCAGAACTGTGTGAAGGGAAGCCATACAACCAGAAGAGCGACATTTGGGCCCTAGGCTGTGTGCTTTATGAGCTTGCTAGTCTCAAGAGAGCATTTGAAGCGGCG AACCTGCCAGCGTTGGTGCTGAAGATCATGAGTGGCACATTTGCCCCCATTTCAGATCGATACAGCCCAGAACTGAGACAGCTCATTCTCAACATGCTCAATCTGGATCCATCCAAAAGGCCCCAACTAAATGAGATAATGGCTCATCCCATCTGTATCAGGCCATTGCTTAATCTCTACACTGACATAGGCAATGTCAAAATGCGAAG aatTGAAAAGCCACTTTCTACTGTACAGACAGGCCCCCATGGAAGACCTGGTGGACGCGTAACCGGTACCAGAACCAGGG GAGGGCTGTCCAGTCTCACTTCATCAAAGATGATGCACCCATTGCCGTTATCGTCCGTGTACACCTGGGGCAGTGGCATCTCCGCTCCTCTGCGTCTGCCCATGCTAAACACAGAGGTTATTCAAGTGTCCCTGGGCCGCACACAGAAGATGGGCGTCACCAAATCTGGGAGGCTCATCACGTGGGAG GCCCCCTCGGTTGGATCCGGTGAGCCCGCTCTGCCCGGCGCCGTAGAGCAGATGCAGCCCCAGTTCATCTCGCGCTTCCTGGAGGGACAGTCTGGTGTCACCATCAAATCGGTCTCGTGTGGCGATCTCTTCACCACCTGTCTAACAG ACAGAGGTATAATCATGACGTTTGGAAGTGGAAGCAATGGTTGTCTTGGACATGGGAACTTCAACGATGTGACACAG CCCAAGATAGTGGAGGCTCTGCTGGGTTATGAGCTGCTTCAAGTGTCTTGTGGAGCATCCCACGTCCTGGCCGTGACCAATGAGCGAGAGGTTTTCTCCTGGGGCCGAGGAGACAACG GCCGGCTGGGATTGGCTGCTCAAGACTCCCACAACTGCCCTCAGCAGGTGAGTTTGCCGAATGATTTCGAAGCCCAGCGTGTGTTGTGTGGGATCGACTGCTCCATGATCATCAGCACACAGCACCAGATTCTGGCCTGTGGGAATAACAG GTTTAACAAGCTGGGCTTGGATAAGGTCCCTGACGCAGAGGAGCCCTCGTCTCACAGTCAGGTGGAGGAGGTCCACACGTTCCAGCCCGTCCAGTCGGCTCCTCTCAGTGCCGAGAAGATTGTGTATATAGACATCGGCACAGCACACTCTGTTGCAGTCACAG AGAAAGGTCAGTGTTTCACCTTCGGCAGTAACCAGCACGGGCAGCTTGGCTGCAGTTCCCGCCGAAGCAGTCGAGTGCCCTATCAAGTGTCAGGACTGCAGGGGATCACCATGGCTGCGTGTGGCGATGCCTTCACTCTGGCTATTGGAGCAG GACCTGACACGCAAAGAAAAAGAGGCACAAAGATGTTATTCAGCCCGATGATGTTCAGAATT CTTTTTTTGAAGAGCCTGTTCCGAAGTGACATCCCTGGCCCAGTGACTGCTCGCGGTCAGCAGAAGAGCCGCTCCGCGTCACACCGACCCTCTCAATGCATGCTGTTGCATTTACAACGTAAAACCTTTTGGACCAGACgtatatgcattttaacttACGAAAACAGAATTGTCCAGATTCTgtattttgcagtattacatCTTTCTGTTACGAAAATGAGActgaactatttttattattaa
- the nek8 gene encoding serine/threonine-protein kinase Nek8 isoform X1 codes for MEKYEKIKVVGRGAFGIVHLCRRRTDGALVILKEIPVEQMSRDERLAAQNECQVLKLLSHPNIIEYYENFLEDKALMIAMEYAPGGTLADYIQKRCNSLLDEDTILHFFVQILLALYHVHNKLILHRDLKTQNILLDKHQMIVKIGDFGISKILVSKSKAYTVVGTPCYISPELCEGKPYNQKSDIWALGCVLYELASLKRAFEAANLPALVLKIMSGTFAPISDRYSPELRQLILNMLNLDPSKRPQLNEIMAHPICIRPLLNLYTDIGNVKMRRIEKPLSTVQTGPHGRPGGRVTGTRTRGGLSSLTSSKMMHPLPLSSVYTWGSGISAPLRLPMLNTEVIQVSLGRTQKMGVTKSGRLITWEAPSVGSGEPALPGAVEQMQPQFISRFLEGQSGVTIKSVSCGDLFTTCLTDRGIIMTFGSGSNGCLGHGNFNDVTQPKIVEALLGYELLQVSCGASHVLAVTNEREVFSWGRGDNGRLGLAAQDSHNCPQQVSLPNDFEAQRVLCGIDCSMIISTQHQILACGNNRFNKLGLDKVPDAEEPSSHSQVEEVHTFQPVQSAPLSAEKIVYIDIGTAHSVAVTEKGQCFTFGSNQHGQLGCSSRRSSRVPYQVSGLQGITMAACGDAFTLAIGAEGEVYTWGKGARGRLGRKEEDSGKPKAVQLDESHPYTVTSVACCHGNTLLAVKRNVQLEFLLRMLANLESNAFIAIICCWSGITEVAAAFENSDYILTHGFSPQLFLKSLFRSDIPGPVTARGQQKSRSASHRPSQCMLLHLQRKTFWTRRICILTYENRIVQILYFAVLHLSVTKMRLNYFYY; via the exons ATGGAGAAGTACGAGAAGATAAAAGTGGTCGGGAGAGGAGCGTTCGG GATAGTGCACCTTTGCCGCAGACGCACCGACGGCGCGCTGGTGATCTTGAAGGAGATCCCGGTTGAGCAGATGAGCCGTGATGAACGTCTTGCAGCCCAGAATGAATGCCAAGTCCTCAAGTTACTCAGCCACCCAAACATAATAGAGTACTACGAAAACTTCCTCGAGGACAAGGCACTAATGATCGCCATGGAATACGCTCCAG GTGGAACCCTGGCCGATTACATTCAGAAGCGCTGCAACTCCCTGTTAGATGAAGACACTATATTACACTTCTTCGTTCAGATCTTATTGGCCCTTTATCATGTGCACAATAAACTCATCCTGCATCGGGACCTCAAAACCCAGAACATACTCCTAGACAAGCACCAGATGATAGTAAAAATAGGAGACTTCGGAATCTCAAAAATTCTTGTCAGCAAGAGCAAAGCTTATACT GTTGTGGGGACACCATGTTACATCTCTCCAGAACTGTGTGAAGGGAAGCCATACAACCAGAAGAGCGACATTTGGGCCCTAGGCTGTGTGCTTTATGAGCTTGCTAGTCTCAAGAGAGCATTTGAAGCGGCG AACCTGCCAGCGTTGGTGCTGAAGATCATGAGTGGCACATTTGCCCCCATTTCAGATCGATACAGCCCAGAACTGAGACAGCTCATTCTCAACATGCTCAATCTGGATCCATCCAAAAGGCCCCAACTAAATGAGATAATGGCTCATCCCATCTGTATCAGGCCATTGCTTAATCTCTACACTGACATAGGCAATGTCAAAATGCGAAG aatTGAAAAGCCACTTTCTACTGTACAGACAGGCCCCCATGGAAGACCTGGTGGACGCGTAACCGGTACCAGAACCAGGG GAGGGCTGTCCAGTCTCACTTCATCAAAGATGATGCACCCATTGCCGTTATCGTCCGTGTACACCTGGGGCAGTGGCATCTCCGCTCCTCTGCGTCTGCCCATGCTAAACACAGAGGTTATTCAAGTGTCCCTGGGCCGCACACAGAAGATGGGCGTCACCAAATCTGGGAGGCTCATCACGTGGGAG GCCCCCTCGGTTGGATCCGGTGAGCCCGCTCTGCCCGGCGCCGTAGAGCAGATGCAGCCCCAGTTCATCTCGCGCTTCCTGGAGGGACAGTCTGGTGTCACCATCAAATCGGTCTCGTGTGGCGATCTCTTCACCACCTGTCTAACAG ACAGAGGTATAATCATGACGTTTGGAAGTGGAAGCAATGGTTGTCTTGGACATGGGAACTTCAACGATGTGACACAG CCCAAGATAGTGGAGGCTCTGCTGGGTTATGAGCTGCTTCAAGTGTCTTGTGGAGCATCCCACGTCCTGGCCGTGACCAATGAGCGAGAGGTTTTCTCCTGGGGCCGAGGAGACAACG GCCGGCTGGGATTGGCTGCTCAAGACTCCCACAACTGCCCTCAGCAGGTGAGTTTGCCGAATGATTTCGAAGCCCAGCGTGTGTTGTGTGGGATCGACTGCTCCATGATCATCAGCACACAGCACCAGATTCTGGCCTGTGGGAATAACAG GTTTAACAAGCTGGGCTTGGATAAGGTCCCTGACGCAGAGGAGCCCTCGTCTCACAGTCAGGTGGAGGAGGTCCACACGTTCCAGCCCGTCCAGTCGGCTCCTCTCAGTGCCGAGAAGATTGTGTATATAGACATCGGCACAGCACACTCTGTTGCAGTCACAG AGAAAGGTCAGTGTTTCACCTTCGGCAGTAACCAGCACGGGCAGCTTGGCTGCAGTTCCCGCCGAAGCAGTCGAGTGCCCTATCAAGTGTCAGGACTGCAGGGGATCACCATGGCTGCGTGTGGCGATGCCTTCACTCTGGCTATTGGAGCAG AGGGGGAAGTGTACACCTGGGGTAAAGGAGCACGTGGTCGGCTCGGACGGAAAGAGGAGGATTCTGGGAAACCCAAGGCAGTGCAGCTCGATGAGAGCCACCCTTACACTGTCACGTCGGTGGcttgttgccatggaaacacgCTGTTGGCTGTCAAACGTAATGTGCAGCTAGAATTTCTTTTACGAATGTTAGCAAATCTCGAATCGAATGCGTTCATCGCAATCATCTGTTGTTGGTCTGGCATTACAGAGGTTGCTGCCGCTTTTGAAAACAGTGACTATATTCTCACTCATGGTTTCTCTCCTCAGCTTTTTTTGAAGAGCCTGTTCCGAAGTGACATCCCTGGCCCAGTGACTGCTCGCGGTCAGCAGAAGAGCCGCTCCGCGTCACACCGACCCTCTCAATGCATGCTGTTGCATTTACAACGTAAAACCTTTTGGACCAGACgtatatgcattttaacttACGAAAACAGAATTGTCCAGATTCTgtattttgcagtattacatCTTTCTGTTACGAAAATGAGActgaactatttttattattaa